The following proteins are encoded in a genomic region of Musa acuminata AAA Group cultivar baxijiao chromosome BXJ2-11, Cavendish_Baxijiao_AAA, whole genome shotgun sequence:
- the LOC135627144 gene encoding protein G1-like7, whose protein sequence is MDSTTSDNDHRPPGGEGPSSSSSVSSTAGAAPGGTADKQPRASVAPLSRYESQKRRDWNTFLQYIRNQRPPLALAGCGGAHVIEFLRYIDQFGKTKVHAPGCAFFGCPNPPAPCPCPLRQAWGSLDALIGRLRAAYEESGGKPETNPFAARAVRFYLRDVRDSQAKARGIRYEKKKRKRTPPSTGGDAGEHSSTAAVLGGGGGSGSSLPEGSTTAPPGGSSIP, encoded by the coding sequence ATGGACTCGACTACATCCGACAACGACCACCGCCCGCCGGGGGGGGAAggcccgtcctcctcctcctctgtatCTTCCACCGCCGGCGCGGCGCCCGGGGGAACCGCAGACAAGCAGCCCCGGGCGTCGGTGGCGCCGCTCAGCAGGTACGAGTCGCAGAAGCGCCGGGACTGGAACACTTTCCTGCAGTACATCCGGAACCAGAGGCCGCCGCTGGCGCTGGCGGGGTGCGGCGGCGCCCATGTGATCGAGTTCCTGCGGTACATCGACCAGTTCGGGAAGACGAAGGTGCACGCGCCAGGGTGCGCTTTCTTCGGTTGCCCTAACCCGCCGGCGCCGTGCCCGTGCCCGCTCAGGCAGGCCTGGGGCTCCCTGGACGCCCTCATCGGGCGCCTCCGAGCGGCGTACGAGGAGAGCGGGGGGAAGCCTGAGACCAACCCGTTCGCCGCCCGCGCCGTCCGCTTCTATCTCCGCGATGTCCGGGACAGCCAGGCAAAGGCCCGGGGGATCCGCTACGAGAAGAAGAAGCGGAAGCGAACTCCGCCTTCTACCGGTGGGGATGCAGGTGAGCATTCTTCGACCGCCGCCGTcctgggtggtggtggtggttcagGTTCGAGCCTCCCGGAGGGATCTACTACTGCTCCGCCGGGTGGCTCATCTATCCCTTGA
- the LOC135627604 gene encoding uncharacterized protein At3g28850-like, which translates to MWSPWMSSRYPATAGATLRSPTTSHLGDLQAIVHDDADEHPSSHVFRRVIHRARPASSALRALRSAASYPDRRGTVVLYFTSLHIVRRTFEDCRAVRSILRGLRVVIDERDLSVDSRSLAELQAALGRHRPTLPQVFLAGRCLGGADEICRLHESGELKALIDGTNPSAAFPWCLYDD; encoded by the coding sequence ATGTGGTCGCCGTGGATGAGTAGTCGATACCCCGCCACCGCAGGCGCCACCCTCCGCTCTCCCACCACCTCCCACCTCGGGGACCTCCAAGCCATCGTCCATGACGACGCCGACGAACACCCCTCCTCCCACGTCTTCCGCCGCGTCATCCACCGAGCCCGCCCCGCGTCCTCCGCCCTTCGTGCTCTCCGCTCCGCTGCCTCGTATCCCGACCGACGCGGCACCGTCGTCCTCTACTTCACCTCCCTTCACATCGTCCGCCGCACCTTCGAGGATTGCCGCGCCGTCCGCTCCATCCTTCGCGGCCTCCGCGTCGTCATCGACGAACGCGACCTCTCCGTGGATTCGCGCTCCCTCGCCGAGCTCCAGGCCGCCCTTGGCCGCCATCGGCCCACCCTCCCGCAGGTCTTCCTCGCTGGCCGCTGCCTTGGCGGCGCCGACGAGATCTGCCGCCTCCACGAGTCCGGCGAGCTCAAGGCTCTCATCGACGGGACAAACCCCTCCGCCGCATTCCCGTGGTGTCTTTACGATGATTGA